In the genome of Miscanthus floridulus cultivar M001 unplaced genomic scaffold, ASM1932011v1 fs_430_2, whole genome shotgun sequence, one region contains:
- the LOC136531746 gene encoding uncharacterized protein, with amino-acid sequence MTPEQILKDDLARAAKTAKQLAPSTSVNSEIKLNAPVLLATRADFDKLHDATLPCYALICSRVLVSLDDTPSLDIPPAVANILQEYADVFPKDLPPGLPPLRGIEHQIDLIPGAQLPNRAPYRTNPDETKEIQRQVQALLDKGYIRESLSPCSVPVLLVPKKDGSWPSLWKSI; translated from the exons atgacaccTGAACAAATTCTTAAAGATGATCTTGCTCGAGCTGCTAAAACTGCTAAACAACTTGCACCATCGACCTCTGTTAATTCTGAAATCAAGTTAAATGCTCCTGTTTTGCTTGCTACACGTGCTGATTTTGATAAGTTACACGATGCTACTTTGCCATGCTATGCTCTTATATGCTCTCGTGTGCTCGTTTCCCTTGATGATACACCGTCTTTGGATattccccctgctgttgctaacattttgcaggagtacgcTGATGTCTTTCCAAAAGATTTGCCACCAGGCCTTCCACCACttcgtggcattgagcaccagatcgacctcaTTCCCGGCGCACAGCTCCCGAACCGCGCCCCGTACCGTACAAATCcggatgagacaaaggagatccaGCGACAGGTACAGGCGTTGCTTGACAAGGGTTATattcgtgagtctcttagcccttgctctgttcctgtgttacttgttccaaagaaagatggctcttggc CAAGTCTATGGAAGAGCATTTAG